TCGATTCGCTCACACAGTTCCTCGAGGACGGGCTCGAACTGCTCGTGGTCGGCGACAGAGCCGACGCGCTCCTCGAGATCGTCCGGAAGCTCGACGCGAAACTCGCCGTCGCCAGTGTAGAACGGCTCACTCTCGGCTAAGACCTTCCGGTCGATTGCCTTGAGCACCCGCGAGTCGTATCGGCCGTGGAGTTGGTTGTACGCACTCGAGTACGCCTCCTGCAGTTCGTCGAAGTAGTGGACGTACTTGTCCTCGAACTTGTCGGGGTCGAACTCGGTCGTGCCGTTGCTCATGCCCGACTCTGTGGCCGCGAGCGGGTAAACCTCCCCGGTTCAGGCTGCACCAAGTGGGCGACCGCAGGCTTACGGTTCACACGCGCGTAGGAGTATCCATGTCCGTCACCGTTCGATACACCTGTCCCTACTGCGACGCCGTCGTCAGCGTCGAGCGCGCACTCTCCCTCGCGGACCGGTCGGTCACCACGAGCCCCCAACCCGGCTGGGAGTACGCCGACCCGACCGACGACGACCTCGAGTCAGCCGATGGAATCGAGTTTCGCTGCGGCGAGGACGGCCCCGTCACCGATCTCGAGGGCGAGCCAGTCGAGGGCTGTGGGCGGCTCTTTTACCTGAATTTCGTGCGCTACGAGCAGGGCGTCGAACTCGAGCCGGATCCGCCGACGTATGGCGGGCCGCGATTCGATTTCAACGCGTAGGGTTCGAGTAGAGCAGTCCGGCGAACACAACTCTTTTCGACGCTGCGACGGACGATTCTGTATGGACGAAGCCGCTGTTCGCGACCGCCTCCGGACGGTCGATGATCCGGAACTCGGCGACGATATTGTCTCGCTCGGGCTCGTCAACGACATCAGCGTTGCGGAGGGCGAGGATGGCCCCGAAATCGCCATCGACCTTGCACTCGGTGCGCCTTACTCGCCAACCGAATCCGACATCGCCGCGGAAATTCGGGAGTTGTTCCTCGAGGATGGGATCGACCCTGATCTCTCGGCGAGCATTCCCGACCGCGACGACGTGGTGACCGACGAGCAGGTGTTACCGGGCGTCAAGAACGTCATCGCCGTCTCCTCGGGGAAGGGTGGCGTCGGGAAATCGACTGTCGCAGTCAACCTCGCGGCAGGACTGTCGCAGTTGGGTGCACGCGTCGGCCTGTTCGACGCGGACATCTACGGGCCGAACGTGCCGCGGATGGTCGATGCCGACGAGCCACCGGGTGCGACAGAGGACGAGACGCTCGTTCCGCCCGAAAAGTACGGCGTGAAGCTGATGAGCATGGCCTTCCTGACTGGCGAGGACGACCCCGTCATCTGGCGCGGTCCGATGGTCCACAAGGTCATCACGCAACTGACAGAGGACGTCGAGTGGGGCGCACTCGACTACCTCGTTGTCGACCTCCCGCCGGGCACCGGCGACACCCAGTTGACGATGCTCCAAACGATGCCCGTCACCGGCGCAGTGATCGTCACGACGCCACAGGACGTCGCACTGGATGACGCGCGCAAGGGCCTCGAGATGTTCGCCAAACACGATACCGTCGTGCTGGGGATCGCCGAGAACATGTCCTCGTTTGCCTGTCCCGACTGTGGCGGCCAGCACGATATCTTCGGCTCCGGCGGCGGCAAGGAGTTCGCAGACACCCACGAGATGCCGTTCCTCGGTTCGATCCCGCTCGATCCGAGTATTCGGGAAGGCGGTGATGGCGGGACGCCGACTGTGCTCGAGGACGACAGCGAAGCGGGTGATGCCTTCCGGATGCTCACTGAAAACGTCGCGAACAACACAGGAATCGTTCACCGACGCGGGGCGTCGCAGTCCCGTCGTAACGAGACTGCCTCTCGCTCGCCGGAGCAATGACGAGCGACGACGCCGACGGATCGTTCGACGCCGACCCGGACCCCGAACGCGTCGCGGTCCTGCGGGAGGTTGCAGATGACGTTCGCGGCGAGACGAGCGAGAGCAAGCAACTCGCGAACATCCTCTATCGCACCAGTGACCTCTACGACGAAGACGAGGAGACCACACCCGAGGAAATCGTTCGCAACGTAAAGTTCATTCTCGAGGTCAACGAGCGCGGCGGGCTGGGTCGCTGATCGGGCGGCCCCAAAGGCGGGTATCGGAGGCGCTCGAGTGCCAGTCGCGTCGTTTTTACTCTCGGCGCTCGAGACTCGAGTGTGGACGCGAATCAGCAAACCTGGGCGAACCCGTTCAATATGGACGAGGCGTGTCGGAACTGTCCCGAACTCTGTGAGCCGCGCACGCAGGTCGTCCACGGCTACGGCGATGTGGGTGCCGATTTCCTGTTCGTCGGCGAACGCCCCTCGGCGGCGGCCGACGAGACGGGCATTCCGTTCGTTGCGAGTCCGGACGATGCGGACGGCAACGCCGAAGATAGCGACGGTACAGGCGATAACGGCGGACTCCGGCGCATCCTCGAGCGTCTCGCACTCTGTGATGCAACGTCGCCAGCCGAGCGACCGGAACTCGAGAACGTCTATCTGACGAATCTCACGCGGTGTCGCGACCCCGAGCGGCCGCCGACGGACGAGGAAATCGGCACCTGCGAGCCGTATCTCAACGCCGAAGTTCGGATGATCAACCCCGAAATTTTGATTCCGGTTGGCGAGCGCGCGCTTGCAGAACTGGGCACGGAGTATACGACGACGCCGGTCGACGAACTCGAACTGCCCGACGCTCACGCGACGACGATCCGTGGTCGGGGCTTCGAACTCGTCCCAATGATCAAGCCGCGAGACCAGACGGACGAGCAGACACAGACCTGGCTCGAGCACTTCGTGTCGCTGATGGCGTCGGATTATCGCCAGACGAAGGGCCGACAAGAACGGTAAGTTGCTTCTGTCACTTCGGATTCGTCCGTGACTACCAGTATGGCGTCGACAGCCAGTGCCCACCTCGAGCGCCCAGTGCGATCAACGCGCCGACGACACCGACTGTCAGCACGACAGTTGCCACAGTTGGAGCGAGTAACTCGCTGGCAGGCTCGAGGGCGTAGCCGTCTGCGAAGCCATAGATGCCGATTACTGCGAGCCCGAGGATGCTCGCAATGGCGAAGGTGCTGGTGAGGGTTCGGTTGTTCATGGTCTCTCTTCTCGAGCAAGTCGGATAACTCTCAGCGTCGGCGCGTGCACCATGAAGCGCCGCGTTCAAGGCCGGCCGTGCCGGATGGTCGGCTATGATTGTCGTCGTTCCCGTCACCACACCTCGAGCGGGCCATGTTCTGTCCGCACTCGTTGAGTCGACACCGGTGAGTGCCTCGGAGGCTGCGATGCTGTACGAAGCCGCAGTCAGCGACGTGTTGCGCGCAGCAGCGGCGAGCGGTGGCACGCTGCTGGTGAACTACCGTGACGAGGAGACGCTCCCCGAGTCGGTCGTCTCAGAACTGGAATCAGACCCAGAAACTGTCATCCGAGAACTCGCTGCAGCCGCACTCGAGGACACCGAGGACGTCCGATTCGAGCGCCAGGTCGGCTCGACGCACGCTGCGCGAGTTGGAAATACTGTCACGCACTTGCTCGAGCGCGAGGAGGTCGACACTGTGGGCGTGCTCGAGCCGACGGCCCCGCTCGTAGAACGCTCGCAGGTCGACGGCGCGGCGATGTCCCTGCGGAGACACGATGTTGTGCTTGGACCGTCTTCTGGCGGGCGGACGTATCTCGCAGCGTTTACCAAGCCGATTGATTTCACCGATGCGTACGCGCCCCCATCGCTGTCGACGCTCGCCGAGCGGACGAAAACGGCCGGGCTGGGACTTGGCTTCGCGCCGATGGTACCGACGGTTGCGACCGAGTCCGGTCTCTGTGCAACCCTCGCGGCGCTCGAGGCGCGTGCGGAGACGGATCGGCCGGGCGCGCCGGCGACTGCCGCAGCGCTCGAGGAGATTGGGATGGAAGTAGGTGGGGACGAGTCACTCGAGCGGCGAGAGACCGACAACTCTTTTTAATCGGGCCGGATACTCATGGGTGCGGTGGGGTAGCGAAGCGGCCCAACGCGCCTGCCTTGAGAGCAGGTGGCTGTATAGCCTCAGGGGTTCGAATCCCCTCCCCACCGTTTTCTCACGAGTACTACGCGACGAGCGCAGCGAGGAGCGTCGCGAGTGAGAAAACGAAACGGAGGGATTTGAATCAGACCGAGGTTCTGCGAACGCAGTGAGCAGGTTCTCGGGCGTGGTTCAAATCTCCTCTCTACCATTTTCGCGACGAACAATACGTGAGGAGCAAAGCGGATATAGGGAGATTTGAATGAGGCCAGTCGCGCGCAGCGAACGGCGCAGCCGTGAGCGAGCACGTCTGGACGTGGTTCGAATCCCCTCCCCACCATCGTTCCTCCCAAATTTTGTGAAGAGCACCGATTGCTCGAGTAGGCTCATCTCCCGCGACAAGTGAGTATTTCGTATTCCCTGAAAGCCCTCACCGCGCTCGACTGTCGGCGACTCGCTGTCGTTCGGAAGACCAAACTCTTCCGTGATGACGAGAGAGTGAAACTCTCTCGAACCATGCGCGCTCGAGACGCTCGCGTGCTCGCGTCGTCGGGGACAGATCGACCACGCCGACCCCTTTCAATCCCACCCCACCCACGCCTCCCCAGCCGACTCGTTCGCTCGTGAACTCGCTCACTCGCCCCTCGCGCGGGGAACGGTGTCTCTCGCTCGAGGAGACTTGAGACGCCGCCAGCACGCGCCGCGATTGTGGTTGTGAGACTGTGTCTGTATTTCTGTGAGTCTATGCGTCTGTAGGTGCCATTGGTGGGCACACCCCCTGGATAAAGTCACTGAGGCGCGTCTGTGCTGTATGGCGACGGCTGGCCTCGAGGAATTGGGAGGTGTGCGACAATAGCCACGCCTGGCACCGTCGCGGCGACGCAGTTGCCTGCCGACGGCGTGCTGGCGGCGCTCGCGATGGCATACGCGCTCGCGCTCGCGTTAGTCCATCTACTGGTCGGGAAGCTGCCGTTTATCGACGCCGTGCCGCGCAGTCGGTGGCTGTCGATTGCAGGTGGCGTGTCCGTCGCGTACGTCTTCGTTCACATCTTGCCGGAGGTTGGCGACGCAGCAGACACCGTCGACGAGAGCGGGACGATTCTAGCCGCTATCGACTACCACATCTACCTCATCACGCTCGCCGGATTCGTCGTCTTCTACGGCCTCGAGCGCTTTGCCGTGATTGGTATCGGCCCGGGAGCGGGCCTCGAGTCGGACGACAACGATCAATCGGCGTCGGCTCCGCATGGCGGCGTCGCGGGTGGGGGTGGCGAGCGCCCGGATCGGTTCCCGGACGGCGTCTTCTGGATCCATACAGGCTCGTTCGGATTGTACAACGCTCTCATTGGCTACCTACTGGTCCATCAGGAAGAGCCGGGAGTGACGAGCGTCACCTTCTTTTTCGTCGCGATGGCGCTGCACTTCATGGTGAACGATGTTGGCCTTCGCGAGCATCACGGCCGGGTCTATCACCGATACGGCCGCTGGTTGCTCGCCGGAGCCGTGCTGCTTGGCTTTGCCGTCGGTGCCGTCACGGAAATCAGCGAGTTCGCTCTCGCGCTGTTGTTCGCGTTTCTCTCCGGCGGCGTAATTTTGAACGTCGTCAAAGAGGAACTGCCGTCCGAGCGCCAGAGCCGCTTTTGGGCGTTCGCCGCCGGTGCGGCGGGCTATTCGCTCGTGTTGTTGACCGTGTGACTATCGGTACGCCAACTCGAGGCCGAGCGCGCGCTCGAGGAGTTCGGCGTCGTAGTAGTCTGTGGTCTGTGCCGGTCGCGTCTCGTCGATTGTCCGCACCGTCTGAACGGTGTTCACGAAGTTTTTGAACGTCGCTTCGTCGACCATCTGGCCGTTGAGCGTGACCGCGCCGGTGCCCTCGCGTTTGGCGGCGTTGAACCGCTCGATCTTGTCCACGTCGCGCTCGAGTTCGTCGGGGGTGGGCATGTGGACGGTGTTCGCCTGAATCGTCTGTTTTGGGTAGAGGGACCACGAGCCGTCGAGGCCGAGTCGGGCTTCGTGTTCGACCTGGTCGGCATACGCGTCGGCGTTGTAGAACGTCAGCCCGGCACGTTCTGTAAAGAGGTCGTCGAACGGGCCGCCAATCGCGAGCAGCCCCGCAGCGCTTGCTTCGTTCGAGAGCGCCTCGAGCAGGCCGTCCCAGCGCGGACGGCCGTCACCGAGGTCGCGGCCACCGAGTTCGGCGGTGTAGTCGACGGGGCCAAAGACGAGCGCGGTGAGCCGGGACTCCTCGCCGAAGCGGGCGATTTCGCGCAGATCTGAGCGCGCGCAGCCTGTTTCGACGATGATCGAGAGGCCAATCGAGTTGTCCGCGTAGCCGTGGGCTTGCTCAGCTTCTGCGACGGCTTCTGTGGCGCGGCGCACGTCCTCGAGGCGACCGACTTTTGGGACGACGACGCCGTCGATTTCGTCTCCAATCTCGCTTACGAGGCGGTCGATCTGCTCGCGCCCCTTCTCGCGGTAGGTTTCGTCCTCGTAGCTCCACTCCACGCGGGGCCAGATCTCGCCCGTGAAGTCGTGGTCGGGGACGAGATCGAGTGTATTCTCGAGGCCCTCGGCTTTCATATCGGGCGCAGTGCCGTCCTCGAGATCGGGGACGAGCCAGTCGGGAGCCTGAAAGCCCGCTGCGGTGAGCCCGGAGCGGAGGTATTTCGCCGAGTCCTCTTTGGGGACGGCGGCCGGTGCGGTCTGGAAGGTTCGGCAGAGTCGGATGTCAGTGTCGTCTGTCATCGGTGAGTGGTGAGTGAGTTGTGTGTTCAGGATTGCGTCCGGATTTCGGCGGTTCGCGTGCCCGAGTAGACGGGCTCCTCGCGCTGGTTGAACGCGATGTGTTCGAAGCGGACCGTGCCCGCGTCGGTAGGCGAACTCGAGTCGGCGTTCGCCTCGAGTACGCGCGTGAACGCGTAGATGGTGTCGCCGGGCATCACGAAGGTGTGGAACTGTTCGTCGTCGAAGCCGACCTCGCGCCAGGTCTGCTCGTCTGAGCGGGCGTGGCCGAGCGCGCTCGAGCGGGTGACGTCGCCGTAGGTGACGATCTCGCCCGAGGGCGCGTCGCTCATGGCATCGGCGTTGTGGTGCTGTTTGGCTGTGTTGAGCGTCGCGAGCGGCAGGGATGCGACGGTGACGTCGTCCTGCGTGCGCCCGCGTTCGTGCCTGTAGGCCACGGTGGCGTGTTGCTCGTCGGCGCGCTCGAGGGCCGCGACGAAGTCCTCGAAGTGCTCTCCGTCGGGGGTGATGAACGTGTCCGGAAGCGTGGGCTGGGGGTCGTCGGCATCGTCATCGTCAGCAGCCTGTGCGCCGCCATCGGTCTCGAGCGGGTCACGTCGCGGGATCATATTCGTGCGCTTGTAGGAACACAGCAGTTCGCCAGTCGCGGCGTCTCGCCCGCGCGTTCGCCAGGTGACGATGCCGTACTGGGGGCGCGAACTCGAGGTAGCCGTGCTCACGACCTCGCTTTCGACCCGCAGTTCGGTGCCCGGTGTAACGGGCGCGCCGGGAAAGCGCACGTCCGTTCGGCCGAGGAAGTAGCCGCCCTTCTCGCTCAGGTCTTCGACAGTGATCCCGAGGGTTGCGGCGGTGAGGTAGTCCGGGTGAATCGGCGGTTCGTCGAACCCGCGCTCGCGGGCGGCGTCCGTGCGCCAGTAGGCCGGATCGTGATTCAGCGTCTGGCTCAGCCACTGTTCGTTGCCCCAGCGAGTGAGCGTCAGTCCAGGGTCGTGCTCGAGCAGGTCGCCCTCTGCGAACGCCTCGAAGTAGTGGCCTTTCTCGCGCGTGTCGGCACGCTCGAGTGCGTGGCTGAACGTCTCGGGGTCAGTCCAGTCGACCGGATCGGATGTGCCGTCAGTCATCCGCGGTCACCTCGTCGGCATCCGGACATGCGACCCGAACCTCTCTGGCGCGTCTGGCGACGGTTCGGCGCATCTCGTTTTCGACGATCATGTAGCCCTCGTCGAAGCCCATGCCGGGTTTGGCCAGCACCTGCGCAGCGTCGGTCGCGAGCGCGACGTGGGCGCAGGCTCGAGCCGACGTTTCGGTTTCGTTGCAGGTGCCGCCGAGATAGGCACGGGTGTCGGTTCCCTCGCAGTAGCGGACGGCCTGCCCACTGCGGTGGAGGCTGCCCAGATCCGGC
The Natronolimnobius sp. AArcel1 genome window above contains:
- a CDS encoding DUF5783 family protein; the encoded protein is MSNGTTEFDPDKFEDKYVHYFDELQEAYSSAYNQLHGRYDSRVLKAIDRKVLAESEPFYTGDGEFRVELPDDLEERVGSVADHEQFEPVLEELCERIERELQRIFGLESDG
- a CDS encoding Mrp/NBP35 family ATP-binding protein translates to MDEAAVRDRLRTVDDPELGDDIVSLGLVNDISVAEGEDGPEIAIDLALGAPYSPTESDIAAEIRELFLEDGIDPDLSASIPDRDDVVTDEQVLPGVKNVIAVSSGKGGVGKSTVAVNLAAGLSQLGARVGLFDADIYGPNVPRMVDADEPPGATEDETLVPPEKYGVKLMSMAFLTGEDDPVIWRGPMVHKVITQLTEDVEWGALDYLVVDLPPGTGDTQLTMLQTMPVTGAVIVTTPQDVALDDARKGLEMFAKHDTVVLGIAENMSSFACPDCGGQHDIFGSGGGKEFADTHEMPFLGSIPLDPSIREGGDGGTPTVLEDDSEAGDAFRMLTENVANNTGIVHRRGASQSRRNETASRSPEQ
- a CDS encoding uracil-DNA glycosylase, which gives rise to MDANQQTWANPFNMDEACRNCPELCEPRTQVVHGYGDVGADFLFVGERPSAAADETGIPFVASPDDADGNAEDSDGTGDNGGLRRILERLALCDATSPAERPELENVYLTNLTRCRDPERPPTDEEIGTCEPYLNAEVRMINPEILIPVGERALAELGTEYTTTPVDELELPDAHATTIRGRGFELVPMIKPRDQTDEQTQTWLEHFVSLMASDYRQTKGRQER
- the citE gene encoding L-malyl-CoA/beta-methylmalyl-CoA lyase — protein: MTDDTDIRLCRTFQTAPAAVPKEDSAKYLRSGLTAAGFQAPDWLVPDLEDGTAPDMKAEGLENTLDLVPDHDFTGEIWPRVEWSYEDETYREKGREQIDRLVSEIGDEIDGVVVPKVGRLEDVRRATEAVAEAEQAHGYADNSIGLSIIVETGCARSDLREIARFGEESRLTALVFGPVDYTAELGGRDLGDGRPRWDGLLEALSNEASAAGLLAIGGPFDDLFTERAGLTFYNADAYADQVEHEARLGLDGSWSLYPKQTIQANTVHMPTPDELERDVDKIERFNAAKREGTGAVTLNGQMVDEATFKNFVNTVQTVRTIDETRPAQTTDYYDAELLERALGLELAYR
- the mch gene encoding 2-methylfumaryl-CoA hydratase; its protein translation is MTDGTSDPVDWTDPETFSHALERADTREKGHYFEAFAEGDLLEHDPGLTLTRWGNEQWLSQTLNHDPAYWRTDAARERGFDEPPIHPDYLTAATLGITVEDLSEKGGYFLGRTDVRFPGAPVTPGTELRVESEVVSTATSSSRPQYGIVTWRTRGRDAATGELLCSYKRTNMIPRRDPLETDGGAQAADDDDADDPQPTLPDTFITPDGEHFEDFVAALERADEQHATVAYRHERGRTQDDVTVASLPLATLNTAKQHHNADAMSDAPSGEIVTYGDVTRSSALGHARSDEQTWREVGFDDEQFHTFVMPGDTIYAFTRVLEANADSSSPTDAGTVRFEHIAFNQREEPVYSGTRTAEIRTQS